The DNA sequence ATATTTACTTCAAGACTCCAATAGTCCACGGCATGGAGCCCGTCAACCCACGCTTTTCCGCCCCAGCTAAACGCCTTGTGCTCCTTGTTGGTAAACCGCTTGGTTTGTTGccctttaaaattttgcattccACGCAACATGTTTGATTAATTGACTCCGAAAACTATATGATGTCCTGATTCCAGCGGATGGTTTGAGGGCAGACAAGTTTTTTGAGCCCGACTCAGACGGGAATTACAGGGCGCCGTTTTTAAGGAGTGTGATTAAAGAACGTGGTCGTTGGGGAGTGTCGCATGCGCGCCCTCCGACAGAGTCTAGGCCGGGACATGTTGCTATTATTGCTGGCTTTTATGAAGATCCTAGTGCTGTTACTAAAGGTACGTTGGCAAGCATTTAAGTTATGCTGGCTTCTTAGGTTAAATTTCGTTTGTCAAATTTGTTCTTGGTACAGTAAATCAATATCAACACTAGAGTAAATAAAGAACATCAAGATGCACAAGAACCTGCCACAAACTTGGTAAAGAACAATATCGCAAAAGGATCCtcataaaaatagaagaaaccTCTACTGAGATCTAAAATAGACACAGACAGGATCAGTTGGTCTACTCAACTACGATTTCTTTTGTTGTACATCgtcattatcttttctttatgTAGATATTACTTGTTTATTTGCTAATTTAGTTACTGCATACTGTTTCATTTAGGATGGAAAGCAAATCCAGTTGAGTTTGATTCGGTTTTTAAGAGGAGTCAGCATACATTTGCATTTGGCAGCCCAGATATTATTCCTATATTCTGTGGTGAAATGAAGCATAGCACATGGAACTCTTATCCACATGAATATGAAGATTTTGCAACTGGTTTGTAACTTTTTCTCTTAGCTAAGTTTATCTGCCAGTTAAAGATGATTCCTTAGATTTGGTATCTCTTTCATGCAGATGCCTCATTTCTGGATGAATGGTCACTAGATCAGTTTGCGAGCCTCTTGAACAGGTCCAATGAAGATGCCAAATTGAAGCAGCTTCTTCAACAAGAAAATGTTGTTGTATTTCTGCACCTGCTTGGTTGTGATTCTAATGGTCATGCTCATCGGCCCTATTCACCCGTCTATCTCAATAACGTTAAGGTTGTTGACAATATTGCTGAAAGAGTTTATAATCTTGTTCAGAATTATTTCAAGGACAATTTGACAGCATACGTTTTTACAGCCGATCATGGGATGAGTGACAAAGGTTGAGCATGCCTGTATTCAATCATATTGTTAACTTACTAGCTGTCTGCATACTGGCTACTTTATGGCTATGTATTTGGTGTTAACATCCTGATAGGTTCCATTTCTTGATAGGAAGCCATGGGGATGGACATCCCTCAAACACTGATACTCCCCTTGTTGCTTGGGGGGCAGGTGTTCGACAACCTGTGCCAGTTTCTGAAAACCATCACCATGATGATACACTTCGGTTTATTGATGATCATGTGCATGACATGCCTACCCCATCCGAATGGGGTCTTGATGGCTTAGAGAGACAGGATGTGAATCAAGCTGATATTGCACCTCTGATGGTCAATCTATTAACTACtggaattttagtttttgctTGACTCATTTGAAATACCTTCATCTATATTCTTAACAATTTTCCCTGAAACTTTTGACAGTCAACTCTTCTTGGTTTGCCATGCCCTGTTAACTCTGTTGGAAATTTGCCACTTGGATATGTTAATCTTGGTGAGGTGAGCTGGAAATGAAACAGATTTgttaatttctctttttcaagaaatcttcattttgtaattttttctatttcatttggGATTTCTGGATGGAGTGAAGATGTGAAATAATGTGTCTACCAGGTGGAAGAAGTTGAGGCTGTGCTGGCCAACTCAAAGCAAATTCTCAACCAATTCCTTCGGAAGTCACGTATCCTTATGCCATTTGGTTTGGAATGTGGCCTTTTCGTAACTTTGCTTTGGACTTCTTATTTCAAcgtttgtgtttgtgtttaaCAAATCATGTCTCCCAGAAGCTGTTTATCCCCTGCATCTGTCATGAATTTTCATTGGCTGTTTAAATCTCATGATTATTCCTGACAAAGTGTCCATCTGCTTAGCACGTGTGGAGCATCATGCTAACTAGTTCATTTTGGTATGCTGCAGTATATGAATAAATCTGCCACCCCATTCTGTCCCTCCCACCTGCAGGGTGGGAGAGGGTGCCAACTGGGGGAAGGCGATGGACTGCAGTGCTGACTAAGTCCTATTTAAAATCTTcgtgtaattgtttaattacattattgtTGCTTTTCATATAAAGCTATAGAGGATGCATCGGCGAAGAAAGTTATTCTGGCAACAGTTTCCTTGACAATTTGATAAGAATTAAAGCAGTCGAGCTCATTGCATTTCAAGCCTTTCAAACCCTTGGCCGATTATACTTTGGTCTTGGATCAAATTGAGCATCTACTATCTATTAAGGATTATGAGGCTGCAAAGAAGCTATCTGAAAATCTTCGATGCTTGGCACTGGAAGGGCttcattattttcaaacttatGATTGGTTTATGCTCATGACAGTGATTTCTCTTGGCTATCTTGGATGGATGATCTATCTGTTAGTCCACGTGTTGCAATCTTACACTGCATTACCAGGAAAATTTTTCCGCAAGGACCGATCAGTTTACCTGAGGACGAACTCCTGGAAGGTAGAAAGCAAACTGCTAGTGTCAAATTTTCTTCTGCTTCTGTACAATAAGTTACTTTATTAATCCTTGACAGGTATACTTCTCTGGATTTCTCCTGATGGGATCAATGTCAATTATATTGCTTGTGGAACATTCTCCTCCACTCTATCACGCGTATTTTGCCATGACAATATTTCTTTGGGTCCAAATCTGCTGTGAATATCAGTTTTTAAAAGCACTATGGAGAAACATGCTTGAGAAagaaattagttattttgctAGATTTTTGGCCAGCTTTATTATATCGGTATTTATCCTTGAAATCCTGGTACGTggcatttgtttggatattaaTCGTTTAAGCATCGAGGATACTCTGAGTCTCATTGTGAGATACTTCATCCTATTCTACTCTGTGCAGGTGAAAAGTTTCATGAAGCGGACGATCTATACTTGGATTTTCTTGCTTGTTGGGGTTCTTGCTACTATTTATCTTCTTTACTCAATACCATGGGACTCGGGAATACCATTTTTTGTATGGCTAGCATGTTGGTTTTTGTCAATCTTTACCTTGATGCCTGCTCAAATTCCAGATAATACTAAACTAGTGTAAGCtttggtttatttttgtttcccaTAAAATTCATCCCTTGTTCTTACTGATGTATAAATATCTGAAAAGACTGATGAATCTTCTGACATGCATCCAAATATTCGTCATGATGTCATAGGAATTTATGGTCTTAATGGGAGATAGCATCTTTTCTAGTTTTAACTGTCTCAGCAAGCTggttaaattataatcaagAGCCTCTGAGCAAATGCAAATCCATACTCAATTGTGTGCTTATCATGGTTACCCTTTAGGGAATCTTGCcctatatatatcttgtagtGTAGTGCCTCCggataaattatgaataaaacaGTTTCTCTTACTAAATGCTATATTTACTTTTGTAGAATTTCTAGTGGATTTATGATTGTAGTAATTGGAGCCGCAGCAAGATATCTGGATATGCATGCCGGAGAGAGCAAATATTGGTTTAGTCTAACTCATGAACTTAGGAAACCCAAATTTAATATCCTTTTCCTCTTTCAGGTATTTCCATGAtacatttattcaatttaacttCAGTAACTGTAGCTACTGAATATCTAATTTGAAAGTGTTGCTGCAATTTATAGGTCCTACTGGTTCTTTCCTCATCAGTTATGGTGTCTTTGTCAACAGCTCGTAGGACAGAAAAGCAAGAATTGCCTGTACTACACCAAGTGATAAATTGGTCTATTGCTGGTATCTTTTGGCTCTTTCTGCTGTCACTGAATCTGCTTAGTTGCCTCTTGTGCTCTTTCTGCTTCTACTTAGATATCTTTATCTCCATTTGCTGTTGGTAATATAAACTTTAACATTTACTAGGATTTGCTTTGGCATTACATAGAATGCCGCTGTTCCATTCTTAAAAGAAGTCAAGGGTGTGCAAAAGGAACTCGAATCATATAAATTTCCCTGTAATTTAAAGTATTGGAGAAGTTCAAATGGAAGTTGTATGTATGTTATGAGTTGCATCTTAAAAGAAGTAAATTCGCATTCATGGGTATAACCTAGGGCTTCAATCTGCATTCATAGAATCtaattttactatttcttCTGTAGGTCTATCAATGGTTCTTCCACTTTTTTCAGCAACTGGTATCTTATCTAGGCTTACTTCCATATTTCTTGGTTTTGCACCTGCATTCCTCCTGCTCTCGATAGGGTAATTCTCATACCTAAATGATAAGTTGGGATAGAATGGAGATTTATATGGACAAAAGAAGACTTGCATTGGTGTTCATGTGATCTTACTTTCCTTTGCTACCTGTGCAGATATGAAGCTGTATTCTATGGAGCTCTTGCTCTTGCACTTATGGCATGGatactttttgaaaatgcTTATCTCCATATAAGTAGGATGCGAGACTCTTCAAGTTCCATTGAGGCTATGGAGGATAACCTTGTTTCGGCATCTGAGGATAGATTCTTGCAGTTATCTGATATGCGTATTCCATTAGCATTTGTGAGTAATAACCATGACCAATTAATATACCTTTAGTTGAATTGAATTCACTAGCCTGACACACCCAGTTGTTCTTGTCTGCATGTGTATTTGCTTGCATTGAAACAGAGGGATACAGGACAATTGCTGGCTGTACATGCAACAACATATCTCTTTAACTTCTTTCAATGCTTTTTAATTGATTGCTCATGAATATCAAAAAGAGTAGATTAGTTATAACTCATGAGATCTTTTCCCCACTCTAAACTTATTTGTCATAGTTCAGAAACTTGTGTTTATGTGCTTCAAATATTGTTCTGTTTGCAGATGGTCTTCTTTAACATTGCTTTCTTTGGAACTGGTAACTTCGCAAGTATTGCGAGTTTTGAGATATCTTCCGTTTATCGATTCATCACAATCTTCAGTGTGagtataaactaaaaaaaattcataattcttTGTAACTTTTGTCTTTTGTACTGACTTAAATGATTTGCTACTGGTTGCAGCCATTTCTGATGGCAGCCCttctcattttcaaattattgatACCATTTGTGCTTGTCATGTAAGTATGTTCATTTCAGTTATTGCTTTGCTTGAAAACTTGACCGAGCCTTTTCCTCTGTAATCCGTGAGTTATGATATTAATTTGTGCTACTTACTACCTCTGGGGTGGGGGTCACACTTCTAACTTCTAAAATACTTTATCCTGTGAACTTTTGTGGCTTTTCATCAGTGTCATATATCTTTAGAAAGGACCATACTATGTGTCAGAACATGAGAGACagtaaaatatcataaatgtcAATAAGGGAAAGCCGGGGAAGAAGAATCTGTCTTTTTATCAGTTCACTCGGTAGAAACTCAATAATCAACAGCTTTTGAATAATACTTGCCTCTATTCTAAAGATGACTGATAATTTAGTTGCTTTCAGTTTTGGCCTGAATTAAATCCCttgtatttcaaaatcaaatgcaGCTGCACGTTTACTGCTATTACCAGATTGATCAGAGTTCCACTGTTGGGATGCTATTTTCTCGTCATAATTTGTTCAGACGTCATGACAATTCACTTCTTCTTCCTGGTATcgtctttcattttcttgattgattatttttattctgaCCAACTATCATCACCtacagaaacacacacacacacacacacagaggtTCACCAGGGcaattttctttgttgggTGGTTTGATACTTCGAGGGAAGATGAAAAGGTTGGCTAACATATGATGATGTGGGGGTTATGTGTCTCAGGTCCAAAATACAGGAAGCTGGATGGAAATTGGGAACAGCATTAGCCATTTTGGAATCATGAGCGCGCAAGTTGTGTTTGTTCTCTTGCTTTTTGCTCTTACAAGTATATACACCAAAGACATACAAACTAGGTCCTCTAAGCTGCTTTCTTCCAAACAGATGTGATTTTATTCATTCACAGTATTTGTTTCTGACATTGTCCCCCATTGTTTTAGTTAGGGGGTGGCCCGCACCACACTGTGGGCAATTTTTGGTAAGGAGTTAGTACATTTTTGTGGCAGGGTGGTTGTACTTGTAGGTTAATTCAGGGGTCTTATTTACCAATTATGCTATTAACTGTGAGTGAGAATCAGAATCTTATGTCAGTTATGTCGGTGTGGGGTGTGGATCTTTATTTGGGCTGTCCCTGTCTGAAAGATACAGCCACCAACTACCCTTGTGCCCAAAAAGCCCAAACCAGCTTTCCTCTTCAACAATGGGCCTTATGTTAGTGTACATGTCCAACGTTTTGTGTTGACAGTAGATACGGTGAAATATGCCCCTAGCTACAAAAGAATTCCGGGATTGTCTTTCTCCAGACTGTGTAAGAGCTGTTAAGTAAAGAAAGAGACATATTTatcaaagtaagaaaaaaaaaaactgggATCCACCACTTGCACATGCCTGAGCTGTACACACACAGCCAAATACTAACATCCATTAACAGCTCTTTTTtccacatttttattatataactccattattattgtatttttctcaCCGAcatctgtgtgtgtgtgtctgctTGCTAAGAAATGCAGAGGTGGTGTTCTCAGTTCCACAATATGATTCATTTATACACAAAAGAGGAGGAAATGAAAAGGTTTGGTTGATGAGAGAAATATGGAAGTGCAGCGCGTCAAGAACAGAGATATGAGtttgttttgatttaattaataagaaaagaatggTATAGAAAGTAGTGAAGGTATGCATGTGATTATGACAGAAGATGCGGCGGAGACGACGTTCGCCCCTACTATGCATCATCACCTTAATTTACTCAAATCTTCACT is a window from the Sesamum indicum cultivar Zhongzhi No. 13 linkage group LG15, S_indicum_v1.0, whole genome shotgun sequence genome containing:
- the LOC105177168 gene encoding GPI ethanolamine phosphate transferase 1 isoform X2; its protein translation is MRALRQSLGRDMLLLLLAFMKILVLLLKRSQHTFAFGSPDIIPIFCGEMKHSTWNSYPHEYEDFATDASFLDEWSLDQFASLLNRSNEDAKLKQLLQQENVVVFLHLLGCDSNGHAHRPYSPVYLNNVKVVDNIAERVYNLVQNYFKDNLTAYVFTADHGMSDKGSHGDGHPSNTDTPLVAWGAGVRQPVPVSENHHHDDTLRFIDDHVHDMPTPSEWGLDGLERQDVNQADIAPLMSTLLGLPCPVNSVGNLPLGYVNLGEVEEVEAVLANSKQILNQFLRKSQLKQSSSLHFKPFKPLADYTLVLDQIEHLLSIKDYEAAKKLSENLRCLALEGLHYFQTYDWFMLMTVISLGYLGWMIYLLVHVLQSYTALPGKFFRKDRSVYLRTNSWKVYFSGFLLMGSMSIILLVEHSPPLYHAYFAMTIFLWVQICCEYQFLKALWRNMLEKEISYFARFLASFIISVFILEILVKSFMKRTIYTWIFLLVGVLATIYLLYSIPWDSGIPFFVWLACWFLSIFTLMPAQIPDNTKLVISSGFMIVVIGAAARYLDMHAGESKYWFSLTHELRKPKFNILFLFQVLLVLSSSVMVSLSTARRTEKQELPVLHQVINWSIAGLSMVLPLFSATGILSRLTSIFLGFAPAFLLLSIGYEAVFYGALALALMAWILFENAYLHISRMRDSSSSIEAMEDNLVSASEDRFLQLSDMRIPLAFMVFFNIAFFGTGNFASIASFEISSVYRFITIFSPFLMAALLIFKLLIPFVLVICTFTAITRLIRVPLLGCYFLVIICSDVMTIHFFFLVQNTGSWMEIGNSISHFGIMSAQVVFVLLLFALTSIYTKDIQTRSSKLLSSKQM
- the LOC105177168 gene encoding GPI ethanolamine phosphate transferase 1 isoform X1, coding for MRGGDGILGARNSIRSTEATILRIRTQFLRRRERWLVVLGIILHAVYMLSIFDIYFKTPIVHGMEPVNPRFSAPAKRLVLLVADGLRADKFFEPDSDGNYRAPFLRSVIKERGRWGVSHARPPTESRPGHVAIIAGFYEDPSAVTKGWKANPVEFDSVFKRSQHTFAFGSPDIIPIFCGEMKHSTWNSYPHEYEDFATDASFLDEWSLDQFASLLNRSNEDAKLKQLLQQENVVVFLHLLGCDSNGHAHRPYSPVYLNNVKVVDNIAERVYNLVQNYFKDNLTAYVFTADHGMSDKGSHGDGHPSNTDTPLVAWGAGVRQPVPVSENHHHDDTLRFIDDHVHDMPTPSEWGLDGLERQDVNQADIAPLMSTLLGLPCPVNSVGNLPLGYVNLGEVEEVEAVLANSKQILNQFLRKSQLKQSSSLHFKPFKPLADYTLVLDQIEHLLSIKDYEAAKKLSENLRCLALEGLHYFQTYDWFMLMTVISLGYLGWMIYLLVHVLQSYTALPGKFFRKDRSVYLRTNSWKVYFSGFLLMGSMSIILLVEHSPPLYHAYFAMTIFLWVQICCEYQFLKALWRNMLEKEISYFARFLASFIISVFILEILVKSFMKRTIYTWIFLLVGVLATIYLLYSIPWDSGIPFFVWLACWFLSIFTLMPAQIPDNTKLVISSGFMIVVIGAAARYLDMHAGESKYWFSLTHELRKPKFNILFLFQVLLVLSSSVMVSLSTARRTEKQELPVLHQVINWSIAGLSMVLPLFSATGILSRLTSIFLGFAPAFLLLSIGYEAVFYGALALALMAWILFENAYLHISRMRDSSSSIEAMEDNLVSASEDRFLQLSDMRIPLAFMVFFNIAFFGTGNFASIASFEISSVYRFITIFSPFLMAALLIFKLLIPFVLVICTFTAITRLIRVPLLGCYFLVIICSDVMTIHFFFLVQNTGSWMEIGNSISHFGIMSAQVVFVLLLFALTSIYTKDIQTRSSKLLSSKQM